One genomic segment of Ferrimonas sp. YFM includes these proteins:
- a CDS encoding EAL domain-containing protein, with translation MIRTTDADQRYQAIFHQAAVGIARIAPEGRWLEVNEKMCQILGYSEQELLHLSFSDVTHPGDLDVNLRLLKQALDGHTQSYTMDKRYIHKSGSIVWVSLNASLVRGADGKPKYFAVVIQDITELRRIREDLQRKEAHYRQTLKVTKTGSWECNLLTEQVFWSENMEQIWGMPKGSFDGKLETVSASIHPEDLPAWEEDVRACIEDGKEHNLEYRLKLPDGSIRWVLAIGDAERDKQGEAVLLRGLAMDITERKNTQQAVKDSEARLQIAGQVAYDLIYEWDVATDELQWFGNIDNFLGFEHGEISENIEAWLDLIHPDDRQALSTAVELHRTSTQELNYEYRIQQKDGQYQYWSDRALPIIDETGKPCRWIGVCRNITKFKEQQLELERIAHYDNLTKLPNRALLLDRLQQALAYAQRHSTQFAVVFMDLDGFKQINDEHGHDIGDRVLVQVASNLLTAIREEDTIARLGGDEFVAILNDFPPQDEGKALLDRLLIAAATPLKVNSHSLSVSTSIGVTLYPQGAETTVEQLLRQADQAMYLSKLAGKNRYSFYDHEHADNLGKHHKAVQRIAQALQNDEFILHYQPKVNMARGTLIGVEALLRWQHPERGLLEPNHFLPLVHEHAVYAQIGEWVINKAMKQLEIWQLQGFSTPISINIGARQLQSPDFIQLIQSIKARHQSVTTDSIEFEILETNAIRKIDEVSKVMQSCQQMGIRFALDDFGTGYSTLSYLKQLPATQLKVDRSFIRDIMQDPVDLAIVQSILAMSLAFRQQVIAEGVTSEEHGKMLLWLGCEHAQGFFIAQPMTGEDIPRWQANWAPPASWLSTRSLSPTKLAIVISMVEIRSWHNELQWYLEGRRPHPPALGGHDCRFGQWLLGDAKQLYAGHADYQTLEHLYAELQRYAGQVHDARKKGHHGRLDSALQNLANTKEILLSHLSSMVR, from the coding sequence ATGATCAGAACAACGGACGCCGACCAACGTTATCAGGCCATATTTCACCAGGCAGCGGTGGGCATCGCTCGCATCGCTCCAGAAGGTAGGTGGCTGGAAGTCAATGAAAAGATGTGCCAGATCCTCGGCTACTCCGAGCAGGAGCTGCTGCATCTGAGTTTCAGTGATGTCACCCACCCCGGCGATCTCGACGTCAATCTCAGGCTGCTGAAACAGGCTCTCGACGGCCACACCCAGTCCTACACCATGGACAAGCGCTACATCCATAAGTCCGGCAGCATCGTCTGGGTGTCCCTGAACGCCTCCCTGGTCAGGGGGGCCGATGGCAAGCCCAAGTATTTTGCCGTTGTGATTCAGGACATCACCGAACTGCGTCGCATCCGCGAGGACCTGCAGCGAAAAGAAGCCCACTATCGCCAAACCCTGAAGGTCACCAAGACCGGCTCCTGGGAATGCAACCTGCTTACCGAGCAGGTGTTCTGGTCTGAGAACATGGAACAGATTTGGGGCATGCCCAAAGGCAGTTTCGACGGCAAGCTGGAAACCGTATCCGCGTCCATCCACCCGGAGGACCTGCCGGCCTGGGAGGAGGATGTCAGGGCCTGCATTGAGGACGGCAAGGAGCACAATCTGGAGTATCGGCTGAAATTGCCCGACGGCAGCATCCGCTGGGTACTGGCCATCGGCGATGCCGAAAGAGACAAACAAGGGGAGGCGGTGCTGCTGCGTGGTTTGGCCATGGACATCACCGAGCGCAAGAACACCCAACAAGCAGTCAAAGACAGCGAAGCCCGGTTGCAGATCGCCGGCCAGGTGGCCTATGACCTCATCTACGAGTGGGACGTGGCCACGGACGAGCTGCAGTGGTTTGGCAACATCGATAACTTCCTCGGTTTCGAGCACGGAGAGATCTCCGAGAACATCGAAGCCTGGCTCGACCTGATTCACCCGGATGACCGTCAGGCGCTGAGCACCGCCGTCGAGCTGCATCGCACCTCCACTCAGGAGCTCAACTACGAGTACCGCATCCAGCAAAAAGATGGCCAGTATCAGTATTGGAGTGACAGGGCCCTGCCCATCATCGATGAGACCGGCAAGCCCTGCCGCTGGATTGGAGTGTGTCGCAACATCACCAAGTTCAAGGAGCAACAGCTGGAGCTGGAGCGCATCGCCCACTACGACAACCTCACCAAGTTGCCCAACCGGGCACTGCTGCTCGACCGGCTGCAGCAGGCCCTGGCCTACGCTCAGCGTCACTCCACCCAGTTTGCCGTGGTGTTTATGGATCTGGACGGTTTTAAGCAGATCAACGATGAGCACGGCCACGACATTGGCGATCGGGTGTTGGTGCAGGTCGCCTCCAACCTGCTGACCGCCATCCGGGAGGAGGACACCATAGCGCGCCTGGGCGGCGACGAGTTCGTCGCCATCCTCAATGATTTCCCGCCCCAGGATGAAGGCAAGGCGCTGCTCGACCGTCTGCTGATCGCCGCGGCGACGCCGCTGAAGGTGAACTCTCACTCCCTGAGCGTTTCCACCAGCATTGGGGTCACCCTCTACCCTCAGGGCGCGGAAACCACGGTGGAGCAGCTGCTACGCCAGGCCGACCAGGCGATGTACCTGAGCAAACTGGCGGGGAAAAACCGCTACAGCTTCTACGACCACGAACACGCCGACAACCTGGGCAAACACCACAAGGCGGTGCAGCGCATCGCCCAGGCCCTGCAAAACGACGAGTTCATTCTCCATTACCAGCCCAAGGTCAACATGGCCCGGGGCACCCTGATTGGGGTCGAGGCCCTGTTGCGCTGGCAGCACCCGGAGCGGGGCCTGCTGGAACCCAACCACTTCCTGCCCCTGGTGCACGAGCACGCGGTCTATGCCCAGATTGGCGAGTGGGTGATCAACAAGGCGATGAAGCAACTGGAGATCTGGCAACTGCAGGGGTTTTCCACCCCCATCAGCATCAACATCGGCGCCAGGCAGCTGCAGTCTCCGGACTTCATCCAGCTGATCCAGTCCATCAAGGCCCGCCACCAGTCGGTAACCACAGACTCCATCGAATTTGAGATTCTCGAGACCAACGCCATCCGCAAGATTGATGAGGTCTCCAAGGTGATGCAATCCTGTCAGCAGATGGGGATCCGCTTCGCCCTGGATGACTTTGGCACCGGCTACTCCACCCTTTCCTACCTCAAACAGCTGCCCGCCACCCAGCTCAAGGTGGATCGCAGCTTCATCCGCGACATCATGCAGGACCCGGTAGACCTGGCCATTGTCCAGAGCATACTGGCCATGTCCCTGGCGTTTCGCCAACAGGTGATTGCCGAAGGGGTAACCTCAGAGGAGCATGGGAAAATGCTGCTATGGCTGGGCTGCGAGCACGCCCAGGGGTTCTTCATCGCTCAGCCCATGACCGGCGAGGATATCCCCCGGTGGCAGGCCAACTGGGCGCCACCCGCCAGCTGGCTCAGTACCCGCTCGCTGTCCCCCACCAAGCTGGCCATCGTCATCTCCATGGTGGAGATCCGCTCCTGGCACAACGAGCTGCAATGGTACCTGGAGGGTCGGCGGCCCCATCCTCCGGCCCTGGGTGGTCACGACTGCCGCTTCGGCCAATGGCTGCTCGGTGACGCCAAACAGCTCTATGCCGGACACGCCGACTACCAGACCCTGGAACACCTCTATGCCGAGCTGCAGCGCTATGCCGGCCAGGTGCACGACGCCCGCAAGAAAGGGCATCATGGCCGGCTCGACAGTGCCCTGCAGAACCTGGCCAACACCAAGGAGATCCTGCTGAGCCACCTGAGCAGCATGGTGAGATGA
- the ahpF gene encoding alkyl hydroperoxide reductase subunit F: MLDQAMKQQLQSYLSNLKSDVQLRLSLDDSDTGSKLAALAADIASLSGRISVVRDDSHSERKPLMLVENLEKGTAIGFAGLPMGHEFTSLVLALLHSGGHPIKLEAETIEQISALDTPLKVEIFISLSCQNCPEVVQAFNMMAAINPLVSVTMTDGAAFQDEVKSRDILAVPSVFVNGELFGQGRMSLAEILGKVDSGAAEKQAAKLNQQAPFDVLVVGGGPAGSSAAIYAARKGIRTGVVAERFGGQVQDTMAIENFISVKATTGPKLVASLEEHVKDYGVEIITEQRAANIVGAQESGDGYIHVELESGAVLRARSVITSTGARWREMKVPGEQEYRNKGVAYCPHCDGPLFKGKRTAVIGGGNSGIEAAIDLAGIVEHVTVLEFADTLRADQVLIDKANATANIDIITLAQTTRVLGDGNRVTGLEYKDRSSGELHQLELAGIFVQIGLVPNSEWLKQSKVALSERGEIEVDAHGATSLAGVFAAGDVTTVPYKQIIIAMGEGAKASLGAFDYLIRTPVPAEQTQAA; the protein is encoded by the coding sequence ATGTTAGACCAAGCGATGAAGCAGCAATTACAATCTTACTTGTCCAACCTGAAGTCCGATGTGCAGCTGCGCCTGAGCCTGGATGACAGCGACACCGGCAGCAAGCTGGCGGCCCTGGCGGCGGACATCGCCTCTTTGAGCGGCCGCATCAGCGTGGTGCGGGATGACAGCCACAGCGAGCGCAAGCCGCTGATGCTGGTGGAGAACCTGGAGAAGGGCACCGCCATCGGCTTTGCCGGCCTGCCCATGGGCCATGAGTTTACCTCCCTGGTGCTGGCACTGCTGCACAGCGGCGGCCACCCCATCAAGCTGGAAGCGGAGACCATAGAGCAGATTTCTGCCCTGGACACACCGCTCAAGGTGGAGATCTTTATTTCCCTCTCCTGCCAGAACTGCCCCGAGGTGGTACAGGCGTTCAACATGATGGCGGCCATCAATCCGCTGGTGTCGGTCACCATGACCGACGGCGCCGCCTTCCAGGATGAGGTGAAGTCGCGGGACATTCTGGCAGTGCCCAGTGTGTTTGTGAACGGTGAGCTCTTCGGTCAGGGGCGTATGTCCCTGGCGGAGATCCTCGGCAAGGTGGACAGCGGCGCCGCCGAGAAGCAGGCGGCTAAGCTCAATCAGCAGGCGCCTTTTGATGTGCTGGTGGTGGGCGGCGGTCCGGCGGGATCCTCCGCGGCCATCTACGCCGCCCGTAAAGGCATCCGCACCGGGGTGGTGGCTGAGCGCTTCGGCGGTCAGGTGCAGGACACCATGGCCATCGAGAACTTCATCTCGGTCAAGGCCACCACCGGCCCCAAGCTGGTGGCCAGCCTGGAGGAGCACGTCAAGGACTACGGGGTAGAGATCATCACCGAGCAGCGGGCGGCCAACATCGTCGGTGCCCAGGAGAGCGGTGACGGCTACATCCATGTGGAGCTGGAGAGCGGCGCGGTGCTCAGAGCCCGCAGCGTCATCACCAGCACAGGGGCCCGCTGGCGCGAGATGAAGGTGCCCGGTGAGCAGGAGTATCGCAACAAGGGCGTGGCCTACTGCCCACACTGCGATGGCCCGCTGTTCAAGGGCAAGCGCACTGCGGTGATCGGTGGTGGTAACTCCGGCATCGAAGCGGCCATCGACCTGGCCGGCATCGTCGAGCACGTCACCGTGCTGGAGTTTGCCGACACCCTGAGGGCTGATCAGGTGCTGATCGACAAGGCCAATGCCACCGCCAACATCGACATCATCACTCTGGCTCAGACCACCCGGGTACTGGGTGACGGCAACCGGGTCACTGGCCTGGAGTATAAGGACCGCAGCAGCGGTGAGCTGCATCAGCTGGAGCTGGCGGGGATCTTCGTTCAGATTGGTCTGGTGCCCAACAGCGAGTGGCTCAAGCAGAGCAAGGTGGCCCTGTCCGAGCGCGGTGAGATTGAGGTGGATGCCCACGGCGCCACCAGCCTGGCCGGGGTGTTTGCCGCCGGTGATGTGACCACTGTGCCTTATAAGCAGATCATCATCGCCATGGGCGAGGGAGCCAAGGCCAGCCTGGGGGCGTTCGATTACCTGATTCGCACCCCGGTGCCAGCGGAGCAGACTCAGGCCGCCTAA
- the ahpC gene encoding alkyl hydroperoxide reductase subunit C, producing MINTQIKPFKATAFKQGEFVEITEQDVKGKWAVFFFYPADFTFVCPTELGDLADHYEELQRRGVEVYSVSTDTHFTHKAWHDSSDTIGKINYFMVGDQTGTITNNFNVMREGQGLADRATFLIDPEGVIQAMEITAEGIGRDAEDLMRKVKAAQYVANNPGEVCPAKWKEGEETLAPSLDLVGKI from the coding sequence ATGATCAACACTCAGATTAAGCCTTTTAAAGCCACCGCCTTCAAACAGGGCGAGTTTGTAGAGATCACCGAGCAGGACGTGAAGGGCAAGTGGGCCGTGTTCTTCTTCTACCCAGCGGACTTCACCTTCGTATGCCCCACCGAGCTGGGCGACCTGGCGGACCACTACGAAGAGCTGCAGCGCCGCGGTGTCGAGGTGTACTCCGTGTCCACCGACACCCACTTCACTCACAAGGCGTGGCACGACAGCTCCGACACCATCGGCAAGATCAACTACTTCATGGTGGGCGACCAGACCGGCACCATCACCAACAACTTCAATGTGATGCGTGAAGGCCAGGGCCTGGCAGACCGCGCCACCTTCCTGATTGACCCTGAGGGCGTCATCCAGGCGATGGAGATCACCGCCGAAGGCATCGGCCGCGACGCGGAAGACCTGATGCGTAAGGTGAAAGCGGCGCAGTACGTGGCCAACAACCCAGGTGAAGTGTGCCCCGCCAAGTGGAAAGAGGGTGAAGAGACTCTGGCTCCCTCCCTGGACCTGGTCGGCAAAATCTAA
- a CDS encoding alpha/beta hydrolase, which translates to MKKVVVTAVIAVLVLLSPVLYMLYSFSANGPMPDEEFQAKLPEIVSNLEYQVEGNGPQTLVLIHGYPDSLEMWDQQVDYLKDYYTCVRFTLPGFQLNDDGQRPEYNIQQTRAIIDGFIETLGKDKVTVLAHDWGAVFAFKYLEKNDLVDRVVLYDIGSFGDEERPFINVKYTFALAVAWALPESWGESLTRYTAEEILHIEDVDPHKTIDDLRSDPRLTYPYWHLWKSILAKQLPPSLEVEDYGTPFLFLYGKDKKVWFHADSWAEKVETLGKGQVESVPGGHWFMHSSAELANEKVHDWLQSH; encoded by the coding sequence ATGAAGAAAGTCGTGGTGACCGCTGTTATCGCAGTACTGGTTTTACTCTCTCCCGTTCTATACATGCTCTACTCATTCTCCGCCAACGGCCCCATGCCCGATGAGGAGTTCCAGGCCAAGCTACCGGAGATTGTCAGCAATCTGGAATACCAGGTTGAAGGGAACGGCCCGCAGACCCTGGTGCTGATCCACGGCTACCCGGACAGCCTGGAGATGTGGGACCAGCAGGTGGACTACCTCAAGGATTACTACACCTGTGTGCGCTTCACCCTGCCGGGCTTCCAGCTCAATGACGATGGTCAGCGCCCCGAATACAACATCCAGCAGACCCGGGCGATCATCGACGGCTTTATCGAAACACTGGGCAAAGACAAGGTAACGGTACTGGCCCACGACTGGGGCGCGGTGTTCGCCTTCAAGTACCTGGAGAAGAATGACCTGGTGGACCGGGTGGTGCTGTACGACATCGGCAGCTTCGGCGACGAGGAGCGCCCCTTCATCAACGTCAAGTACACCTTCGCCCTGGCAGTGGCCTGGGCCCTGCCTGAGTCCTGGGGCGAGAGCCTCACCCGCTACACCGCCGAGGAGATTCTGCACATCGAGGATGTGGACCCACACAAGACCATCGATGACCTGCGCTCGGACCCACGCCTGACCTACCCCTACTGGCATCTGTGGAAATCCATCCTCGCCAAGCAGTTGCCGCCCTCTCTGGAGGTGGAAGACTACGGCACCCCCTTCCTGTTCCTCTACGGCAAGGACAAGAAGGTCTGGTTCCATGCGGACAGCTGGGCCGAAAAGGTCGAAACCCTGGGCAAGGGCCAGGTGGAATCGGTCCCCGGCGGCCACTGGTTTATGCACTCCTCCGCCGAGCTGGCCAATGAGAAGGTACATGACTGGCTGCAAAGCCACTGA
- a CDS encoding HD domain-containing phosphohydrolase has translation MFEQMTTTSSAESNILSYLNSGTDLQQRVSMIRSDLVRSCPSIHRIAIALYDPERDVLKTHACDEDRASGLKNYEASLSECRSLSVLARRANKRVLNDITQLPPNHHQHTDLVRNAGYQSSVTIPLLAEDKLLGFFFANSRNKNAFPEAVTRNLQMLAMFLTLLVEQDLNKIGVLKSTIESMKLVNEHRDPETGSHLNRMARYSLLIAREVADKFALSDLMIGYIYLYAPLHDVGKFMVPDSVMFKEGPLTLEEFVCMQKHCEDGERLIRQVLEVYKLSDVPFLSTLTAIVRSHHEKLDGSGYPDGLVGEEIPVEARIVAVADIFDALTSERPYKRAWSLEEAFDEIQRLSGTKLDRDCVNALLSNKDKVIDIMTSFADGEG, from the coding sequence ATGTTTGAACAGATGACCACCACCAGCTCGGCTGAGTCAAACATACTCTCCTACCTGAACAGCGGCACTGACCTGCAACAACGGGTCAGCATGATTCGCAGCGACCTGGTACGAAGCTGCCCCTCTATTCACCGCATCGCCATCGCCCTCTACGACCCCGAGCGGGACGTACTCAAGACTCATGCCTGTGACGAAGACAGGGCGTCCGGCCTGAAAAACTACGAAGCCAGCCTGTCAGAGTGCAGATCGCTGAGCGTCCTGGCCCGCAGAGCCAACAAGCGGGTGCTCAACGACATCACCCAGCTGCCGCCAAACCACCATCAGCATACGGATCTGGTGCGCAATGCCGGCTATCAGTCCAGCGTCACCATTCCGCTGCTGGCCGAGGACAAGCTGCTGGGGTTCTTCTTCGCCAACTCCAGAAACAAAAACGCCTTCCCGGAAGCGGTGACCCGAAACCTGCAGATGCTGGCGATGTTCCTCACCCTGCTGGTGGAGCAGGACCTCAACAAAATTGGCGTGCTCAAGTCCACCATAGAGTCGATGAAGCTGGTCAATGAGCACCGGGATCCGGAAACAGGGTCCCACCTCAACCGCATGGCCCGCTACTCCCTGCTCATCGCCCGCGAGGTGGCAGACAAATTTGCCCTCTCGGATTTGATGATCGGTTACATCTATCTGTACGCCCCACTCCATGATGTGGGCAAATTCATGGTGCCGGACAGCGTGATGTTCAAAGAGGGGCCACTGACCCTGGAAGAGTTCGTATGCATGCAGAAGCACTGCGAAGATGGCGAGCGGCTGATCAGGCAGGTGCTGGAGGTGTACAAGCTGTCCGATGTGCCCTTCCTCAGCACCCTGACCGCCATAGTGCGCTCCCACCACGAGAAGCTCGATGGCAGCGGCTACCCCGATGGCCTGGTGGGAGAAGAGATTCCGGTCGAGGCGCGCATCGTCGCCGTGGCTGACATCTTCGACGCCCTTACCAGCGAGCGTCCCTACAAGCGCGCCTGGTCACTGGAAGAAGCCTTCGATGAGATACAGAGGCTGTCCGGCACCAAGCTGGACCGCGACTGTGTGAATGCCCTGCTGAGCAACAAAGACAAGGTCATCGACATCATGACCTCGTTTGCTGATGGTGAGGGTTAA
- a CDS encoding NADH:flavin oxidoreductase codes for MLLRRELKSLFEQSHIGSMRLKNRFVRSATWENMTTEDGHMTDKLYAIYDELAKGEVGLIITGYANIVQEEQPNPGMMGIYDDSFINEYIRLTDLVHDSDAKIVMQLAYGGTKTTHNVGERVIFAPSDVPERGTKTQGKAMTKEEIDYIVDAFAKAAWRAKEAGFDGVEIHGAHTYLINQFLSPYYNRREDEYGGSLKNRMRFLLEIYAKMRQMVGDDFPIMVKLTASEFFEGGLTFDETRVICKNLEAIGVDAIEISGNIHGKADTLVGKEFDEHKIQEEGYFLDFGKVVSEEINVPVITVGGLSDIETLEQIASSTKIEYFAIARPLLAEPHLVKRWKEGDRSPVICERCSKCRTRRGNFCVVHNKRRVQ; via the coding sequence GTGTTGTTGAGGCGAGAATTGAAGAGCTTATTTGAGCAGTCCCATATCGGAAGCATGAGACTGAAGAACCGTTTTGTCAGAAGCGCGACCTGGGAAAATATGACCACCGAAGATGGTCATATGACCGATAAGCTTTATGCAATCTACGATGAACTGGCCAAGGGCGAAGTGGGGCTGATCATCACCGGCTACGCCAACATCGTCCAGGAAGAACAGCCAAACCCGGGCATGATGGGGATCTACGATGACTCATTTATCAACGAGTACATCAGGCTGACCGACCTGGTCCACGACAGTGACGCAAAGATTGTGATGCAGCTTGCCTATGGCGGCACCAAGACCACTCACAATGTGGGCGAGCGAGTTATCTTCGCCCCCAGTGATGTGCCAGAAAGAGGCACCAAGACACAGGGCAAGGCGATGACCAAGGAGGAGATCGACTACATCGTCGATGCCTTCGCCAAGGCCGCCTGGAGAGCCAAAGAGGCTGGCTTTGATGGTGTGGAGATCCATGGCGCGCACACCTATCTGATCAATCAGTTCTTAAGCCCCTACTACAACCGCCGCGAAGACGAATACGGTGGCAGCCTGAAAAACCGCATGAGATTCCTGCTGGAGATCTACGCCAAGATGCGCCAGATGGTCGGGGATGATTTCCCCATCATGGTGAAACTGACCGCGTCGGAGTTTTTCGAAGGTGGACTCACCTTCGACGAGACAAGAGTCATCTGCAAAAACCTTGAAGCCATAGGCGTCGATGCCATCGAGATCTCCGGCAACATTCACGGCAAGGCAGACACCCTGGTGGGAAAGGAGTTTGACGAGCATAAGATTCAGGAAGAGGGCTACTTCCTGGATTTTGGCAAGGTGGTCAGCGAAGAGATCAATGTGCCGGTCATCACCGTCGGCGGCCTGTCTGACATCGAGACTCTGGAACAGATCGCCAGCAGCACCAAGATCGAGTACTTCGCCATTGCGCGGCCTCTGCTGGCCGAACCTCACCTGGTTAAGCGTTGGAAAGAGGGCGACCGCAGCCCAGTCATCTGTGAAAGATGCTCCAAGTGCCGCACCCGCAGAGGCAACTTCTGCGTGGTGCACAATAAGCGTAGAGTGCAGTAA
- a CDS encoding transposase has protein sequence MPKARKQQISLDDTRYYHCVSRCVRRAFLCGHDPYTGKSYEHRRDWVQERLLSLTKVYAIEVIAFAVMSNHTHTVFYVNIEKANSWSDLEVIERWHLLFTGNAMTRRYLIEEERDEMESWEQHQVEQLVTLYRQRLTDISWFMRTLNEFIARKANKEDNCSGRFWEGRFKSQALLDEQALLSCMTYVDLNPIRANMADTPEQSDHTSIQLRIRAALAGKQPYRLKAFDVEDIENCTLPCHLNDYLELVEFTGRAIRQDKAGHMAKGTADLLTRLNIELDNWMELTQGFEYQFHHLAGREHSMRNCRQADQLKRIRGSTNAKRLLA, from the coding sequence ATGCCTAAGGCCAGGAAACAACAAATCAGCTTGGACGATACCCGCTACTATCACTGCGTCAGCCGCTGTGTTCGGCGTGCCTTCCTCTGTGGCCATGACCCCTACACCGGAAAAAGCTATGAACACCGTAGAGACTGGGTGCAGGAAAGACTGCTGTCGCTGACAAAGGTTTATGCCATCGAAGTCATCGCCTTTGCCGTCATGAGCAATCACACTCACACGGTGTTTTACGTCAATATTGAAAAGGCCAACAGCTGGAGTGATTTAGAGGTCATCGAGCGCTGGCACCTGCTATTCACTGGCAACGCCATGACTCGTCGCTATTTGATAGAGGAAGAACGTGATGAGATGGAGAGTTGGGAGCAGCACCAGGTGGAGCAACTGGTGACGCTATACCGCCAGCGATTGACTGACATCAGCTGGTTTATGCGGACTCTGAACGAATTCATCGCCCGTAAAGCCAACAAGGAAGACAACTGCAGCGGTCGATTCTGGGAGGGCAGATTCAAGTCACAAGCGCTGTTGGATGAGCAGGCCCTGCTCTCCTGTATGACTTATGTCGACCTCAATCCCATCAGAGCCAATATGGCTGACACCCCAGAGCAGTCAGACCATACCTCTATCCAACTGCGCATACGGGCAGCATTAGCCGGCAAACAGCCATATAGACTCAAAGCGTTTGATGTTGAAGATATCGAGAACTGTACCCTGCCCTGCCACCTCAATGATTATCTTGAGTTGGTGGAGTTCACAGGCAGAGCCATTCGACAAGACAAAGCAGGACATATGGCCAAAGGCACTGCCGACTTGCTCACCAGGTTGAACATAGAACTCGACAACTGGATGGAGCTCACCCAAGGGTTCGAATACCAGTTCCACCACCTAGCAGGTCGAGAACACAGCATGCGCAACTGCCGCCAAGCTGATCAACTAAAGCGAATACGGGGCTCAACCAACGCCAAACGATTACTCGCCTAA
- a CDS encoding IS630 family transposase yields MLTLPDRAERRRIIQKMHKTNDRDHCRRLNAILLLANGYNVTEVSRMMAAGRSSINRWIQWYTQCGLEGLESMNRGRVATQPYQQIKVVLEALIQISPQDIGYQRSRWSTELMAIEINRIMGLNVHASTIRRWLPRMGIVWRRVAPTLHIRDPDRDAKLARIKQALERCCTDHPVFYEDEVDIHLNPKLGSDWMPRGKQKKVATPGQNAKHYLAGALHAKTGRVSYVASTSKDSNLFLSMLQRLKRQYRRAKTITLIVDNYIIHKSKKTLRWLARNPKFILLFQPVYSPWVNKIEKLWHALHETVTRNHQCKAMWQLLKRVRYFMDNASPYPGGDHGLLKVEHN; encoded by the coding sequence ATGCTAACACTTCCAGACCGCGCAGAGCGACGCCGTATCATCCAAAAAATGCATAAAACCAACGACAGAGATCACTGTCGCAGGCTCAATGCCATCCTGCTCCTGGCTAACGGCTACAACGTCACCGAAGTCTCGCGGATGATGGCGGCTGGTCGTTCCTCTATCAACCGTTGGATTCAGTGGTATACCCAGTGTGGTCTTGAGGGCCTTGAGTCGATGAACCGGGGCCGGGTTGCCACACAGCCATACCAGCAAATCAAGGTTGTTTTAGAGGCGTTGATTCAAATCTCTCCCCAAGATATCGGTTACCAGCGGTCACGTTGGAGCACAGAGCTGATGGCTATTGAGATTAACCGGATTATGGGCTTAAACGTGCATGCGTCTACCATTCGTCGTTGGTTGCCCAGGATGGGCATTGTCTGGCGCAGAGTAGCGCCAACACTGCATATCAGAGACCCCGATAGGGACGCCAAGTTGGCCCGTATAAAGCAGGCGCTGGAAAGATGCTGTACAGATCATCCGGTGTTCTACGAGGACGAAGTGGACATCCATTTGAACCCCAAGTTGGGGTCAGACTGGATGCCACGAGGTAAGCAGAAGAAGGTGGCAACGCCAGGGCAAAATGCTAAACACTATCTGGCTGGCGCACTGCATGCGAAAACAGGTCGAGTGTCCTATGTCGCCAGCACCAGCAAAGACTCAAACCTGTTCCTATCGATGCTGCAACGGCTAAAACGCCAATATCGAAGGGCCAAAACCATCACGCTTATCGTGGACAATTACATCATCCACAAGAGCAAGAAAACACTGCGCTGGTTGGCCAGAAACCCGAAGTTCATTTTGCTGTTTCAGCCGGTTTACTCACCATGGGTCAACAAGATCGAAAAGCTCTGGCATGCGCTCCATGAGACAGTCACCCGCAATCATCAGTGCAAAGCCATGTGGCAGTTGCTGAAACGAGTCCGGTACTTCATGGACAATGCATCACCTTATCCCGGTGGAGACCATGGACTGTTGAAAGTGGAGCACAATTAG